A stretch of the Musa acuminata AAA Group cultivar baxijiao chromosome BXJ2-7, Cavendish_Baxijiao_AAA, whole genome shotgun sequence genome encodes the following:
- the LOC103990286 gene encoding probable protein phosphatase 2C 57, which translates to MEGSFGGGGDDGIGKNGGPSDGRPPNPFAGAYRQFLGGAHGESPCKSALGRHDSLAKTKLLDVTIEVEKSSEGCETDFLPILRSGAWTDIGFRHTMEDAYVCSDNFILDYGLQNYGEGPSAFYGVFDGHGGRHAADFACNNLPRFLLEDEDFPKEIERAVASAFLQTDTAFAEVCSVNSSLASGTTALAVLVIGRSLVVGNAGDCRAVLCRRGKAIEMSHDHKPACSKERKRIEALGGHVYDGYLNGLLNVARAIGDWHINGMKDHDGLGALSAEPEVMKMRLTEDDEFLILGCDGIWDVFLSQNAVDFARRKLQEHNDPAVCCKELVDEALKRKSSDNLAVVLVCFQSKPPPVLTAPRPRVQRSISAEGLRELQSFLDSLAD; encoded by the exons ATGGAGGGGAGCTTCGGAGGTGGTGGTGATGATGGTATTGGAAAGAATGGGGGACCAAGCGACGGTCGGCCGCCAAACCCTTTCGCTGGAGCGTATCGGCAGTTCTTGGGCGGGGCCCATGGCGAGTCACCTTGTAAGTCGGCTCTCGGTCGCCATGACTCCCTT GCAAAGACAAAACTGCTGGACGTTACTATTGAGGTTGAGAAAAGCAGTGAGGGTTGTGAAACTGACTTTCTCCCAATTCTACGGTCTGGGGCTTGGACTGATATAGGATTCCGGCATACCATGGAGGATGCATATGTTTGCTCTGACAATTTCATTCTAGATTATGGGCTCCAAAATTATGGAGAAGGGCCTAGTGCCTTCTACGGG GTTTTTGATGGGCATGGCGGAAGGCATGCTGCAGATTTTGCTTGCAACAACTTGCCTAGATTTCTCCTTGAGGATGAGGATTTTCCAAAGGAGATTGAGAGAGCGGTTGCTTCTGCATTCTTGCAGACAGATACTGCTTTTGCAGAAGTCTGCTCTGTCAACTCGTCTCTTGCTTCCGGGACGACTGCACTGGCTGTACTAGTTATTGGAAG GTCACTGGTGGTTGGAAATGCTGGAGACTGCCGGGCTGTTCTTTGCCGCCGTGGAAAGGCCATTGAGATGTCTCATGATCACAAGCCAGCCTGCAGTAAGGAGCGGAAGCGAATTGAAGCGTTGGGGGGTCATGTCTACGATGGCTACCTCAATGGGCTGCTTAATGTGGCCCGTGCCATAGGGGACTGGCACATAAATGGGATGAAGGATCACGATGGCTTGGGCGCTCTCAGTGCAGAACCCGAGGTGATGAAAATGAGGCTGACCGAGGATGATGAGTTTCTGATCCTGGGTTGTGATGGAATCTGGGATGTTTTCCTCAGCCAGAATGCGGTGGACTTTGCACGCCGGAAGCTCCAAGAACACAATGATCCAGCCGTCTGCTGCAAGGAGCTGGTCGACGAAGCCCTGAAGAGGAAGAGCAGCGACAATCTTGCAGTGGTTTTAGTGTGCTTCCAGTCAAAGCCGCCTCCTGTGCTGACTGCTCCACGGCCTCGGGTTCAAAGAAGCATATCAGCGGAGGGCCTTAGGGAATTGCAAAGCTTCCTAGATAGTCTGGCGGATTGA